The proteins below come from a single Elgaria multicarinata webbii isolate HBS135686 ecotype San Diego chromosome 11, rElgMul1.1.pri, whole genome shotgun sequence genomic window:
- the LOC134405601 gene encoding vomeronasal type-2 receptor 26-like, with product MVNLMLVLLACTGCKAYIANCRIRNPDPPLHKYHQSGDLIIGGITSYGLLVSSPIAFTEETQKALSEELMVIPKHFQHIVALDFAVKEINENPQILPNITLGFHIYDSYDNARKTYHATMLLLTMLENVVPNYVCDIQSTLTAVIGGLDSEISLYVANILDTYKTPQLIYGPAPMMNTKTPGLPFYQLVPHEALQYEGILSLLLHFRWMWIGIVVMDNDNGERFLQVVIPLFSKWGVCFAFIERVPKLSFDTKINDAFVQGAQIHDNVMGSKANVVVAHGESYSAAFLLWSPYLSEQEGIVKEVKGKVWIITAQIEFTLLVLQRNWDTEIFHGAISFRIHSTNLPGFQQFLESRNLFSCKEDGFIKDFWQQAFGCVFPNSIVGRADGDICTGEEKLESLPGSFFEMSMTGHSYSIYNAVYAVAHALHHAMSSSRAAHGAMMNGVEAKHQNLQFGQLQPFLKWISFNNSAGDKVSFNQNGELVAELDVTNWIIFSNHSFHRVRVGRMDPEAPLGQAFTIDEEAITWHGWFNQSQPLSQCTASCQPGSHKKMKEGEPFCCYNCIPCPEGKISNQEDANDCVKCSAKDYPSKKQDFCIPKRITFLHHEEPLGLSLTAFALSFSFITALVLGAFMKHHNTPIVIANNRNLTYTLLISLLLCFLCALLFIGHPQKVTCLLRQTAFGLIFSVAVSCVLAKTIMVVLAFMATRPGSRIRKWLGKELASSIVLSCSLNQVGICTGWLATSAPFPDEDMHSGTEEIVLECNDGSVSLFYCVLGYMGFLAMLSLTVAFLARKLPDSFNEAKFITFSMLVFCSVWLSFVPTYLSTKGKYMVAVEIFSIIASSAGLLGCIFLPKCYIIVYRPELNNREQLIRKKF from the exons aTGGTAAACTTGATGCTGGTACTGCTTGCTTGCACGGGATGCAAAGCTTACATTGCCAACTGTAGGATCAGAAATCCTGATCCTCCACTTCACAAGTATCATCAATCAGGAGACCTCATCATTGGTGGCATTACTTCTTATGGTCTCCTTGTCTCTAGTCCAATAGCCTTCACTGAAGAAACCCAAAAGGCATTATCAGAGGAACTTAT GGTAATTCCTAAGCATTTCCAGCACATTGTGGCCTTGGATTTTGCGGTAAAGGAAATCAATGAAAACCCTCAGATCTTACCCAATATCACCTTGGGCTTCCACATCTATGATAGCTATGACAATGCAAGGAAGACCTATCATGCCACAATGCTACTGTTGACTATGCTGGAAAACGTTGTTCCTAACTATGTATGTGATATCCAGAGTACACTAACAGCAGTTATTGGGGGACTGGATTCTGAAATCTCCTTATATGTGGCAAATATCTTGGATACCTATAAGACTCCACAG CTCATCTATGGCCCTGCTCCCATGATGAACACTAAAACCCCAGGCCTTCCCTTCTACCAGTTGGTTCCTCATGAAGCTCTTCAGTATGAGGGGATCCTCTCTTTGCTTCTCCATTTCAGATGGATGTGGATTGGGATTGTTGTTATGGATAACGATAATGGAGAAAGATTTCTACAAGTGGTAATTCCATTGTTTTCTAAGTGGGGtgtctgttttgccttcatagaaAGAGTCCCCAAATTAAGTTTTGACACTAAAATTAATGATGCATTTGTACAGGGGGCACAAATACATGATAATGTGATGGGCAGCAAAGCTAATGTAGTGGTAGCCCATGGAGAATCTTATTCCGCTGCATTTCTTCTCTGGTCTCCATATCTATCAGAACAAGAGGGTATCGTAAAAGAAGTCAAAGGAAAAGTATGGATAATAACAGCTCAGATAGAATTTACTTTACTTGTTCTACAAAGGAATTGGGATACAGAAATAttccatggtgctatatccttcaGAATCCACTCCACTAACCTACCAGGATTTCAGCAGTTTCTTGAGAGCCGAAACCTGTTTAGCTGTAAAGAAGATGGTTTTATCAAGGATTTCTGGCAACAGGCCTTTGGCTGTGTATTCCCAAATAGTATTGTGGGCAGGGCAGATGGGGACATTTGCACAGGGGAAGAGAAGCTAGAGAGCCTTCCTGGATCattctttgaaatgagcatgactggaCACAGCTAtagcatctacaatgctgtctatgcagTGGCCCATGCCCTGCATCATGCCATGTCCTCTTCTAGAGCTGCACACGGTGCCATGATGAATGGAGTGGAAGCCAAACATCAGAATCTTCAATTTGGGCAG CTCCAACCATTTCTAAAATGGAtctcatttaacaacagtgcAGGTGATAAAGTTTCCTTCAACCAGAATGGGGAGCTAGTTGCTGAATTGGATGTGACCAATTGGATTATCTTCTCCAACCATTCATTTCATAGGGTGCGAGTGGGGAGGATGGATCCTGAGGCTCCCCTGGGTCAAGCCTTCACCATTGATGAAGAGGCCATAACATGGCATGGCTGGTTTAATCAG TCTCAGCCTCTTTCTCAGTGTACTGCAAGTTGCCAACCTGGTTCTCACaagaaaatgaaggagggggagccattttgctgctacaattgcatcccatgtccagaagggaagatttcaaaccaggagg atgcAAATGACTGTGTGAAATGCTCAGCCAAAGACTATCCAAGCAAAAAGCAAGATTTCTGTATTCCGAAGAGAATAACTTTCTTACATCATGAAGAACCTTTAGGGCTCAGTTTAACTGCatttgctctttccttttcttttatcacAGCTCTGGTGCTGGGGGCATTTATGAAGCACCACAATACTCCCATAGTCATAGCCAATAACAGgaacctcacctacactctcctcatctccctcctgctctgcttcctttgcGCATTGCTTTTTATTGGCCATCCTCAGAAAGTGACATGTCTCCTCCGACAGACTGCCTTTGGcctcatcttctcagtggctgtttcatgtgtgctggcaaaaaccatcatggtagttctggctttcatggccaccagaCCAGGATCCAGGATCAGGAAGTGGTTGGGGAAGGAGCTGGCCAGCTCCATTGTGCTTTCCTGCTCCCTCAACCAAGTAGGCATCTGTACTGGGTGGCTGGCAACCTCTGCCCCATTCCCAGATGAGGATATGCATTCAGGGACTGAAGAAATTGTGTTGGAATGCAATGACGGGTCCGTGAGTCTGTTTTACTgtgtcctgggctacatgggcttcctggcaatGTTGAGCTTGACAGTAGCTTTCCTTGCCAGGAAGTTACCCGACAGTTTCAACgaagccaagtttatcacttttagcatgttggtcttttgcagtgtgtggttaTCCTTTGTTCCCACCTATCTGAGCACCAAGGGAAAATACATGGTAGCCGTGGAGATCTTTTCTATCATAGCCTCAAGTGCTGGGTTGCTGGGTTGTATCTTTTTGCCTAAATGTTACATTATTGTGTATAGGCCTGAGCTGAACAACAGGGAACAGCTAATCAGAAAGAAATTCTGA
- the LOC134405600 gene encoding vomeronasal type-2 receptor 26-like has translation MNTKTPGLPFYQLAPQEALQYEGILSLLLRFQWTWIGIGVMDNDNGERFLQEVIPLFSKRGVCFAFIERVPKLNFDSKINDAFLQGAKIHDKVMGSKANVAVAHGESYSTAFFLWLPYLSEQEVMVKEVRGKVWIVTAQMEFTSIVLQRNWDTEIFNGAISFRIHSSDLPGFQQFLESRNPSGFKEDGFIRDFWQQAFGCVFPDSIVGMADGGVCTGEEMLESLPGSFFEMSTLGHSHSIYNAVYVVGHALHHAMSSSKAKNGAMMNGVGPKQFGQLQPFLKWVSFNNSAGDKVSFNQNGELVAGLDVISWIIFSNHSFDRVKVGRVDPEAPQVQAFTIDEEAIKWHGWFNQSRPHSQCTENCQPGSHKKMKEGEPFCCYDCISCPEGKISNQEDMDDCHKCTDENYPNEKQDACVRKTVTFLSYEEPLGSSLAFFAVSFSLTTAVVLGAFMKHHNTPIVKAHNRDLTYTLLISLLHSFLCALLFIGRPQKVTCLLRQTTFGLIFSVAVSCVLAKTITVVLAFMATKPGSRMRKWVGKRLAISIVLFCSLIQASISTLWLATSPPFPDMDMHSVADEIVLQCNEQSVTLFCCVLGYMGFLAMVSFTVAFLARKLPDSFNEAKFITFSMLVFCSVWLSFVPSYLSSKGKYMVAVEIFSILASSAGLLVCIFSPKCYIIVLRPQLNTREQLIRRKDGRSV, from the exons ATGAACACTAAAACTCCAGGACTTCCCTTTTACCAGTTGGCCCCTCAGGAAGCTCTTCAGTATGAGGGGATTCTCTCCTTGCTTCTCCGATTCCAGTGGACATGGATTGGGATTGGTGTTATGGATAATGATAATGGAGAAAGATTTCTACAAGAGGTCATTCCACTGTTTTCTAAGAGGGGtgtctgttttgccttcatagaaAGAGTCCCAAAATTAAATTTCGATAGTAAAATTAATGATGCATTTCTACAGGGGGCAAAAATACATGATAAAGTGATGGGCAGCAAAGCCAATGTAGCAGTAGCCCATGGAGAATCTTATTCCACTGCATTTTTCCTCTGGCTTCCATATCTATCAGAACAAGAGGTCATGGTGAAGGAAGTAAGAGGAAAAGTATGGATAGTAACAGCTCAGATGGAGTTCACTTCAATAGTTCTGCAAAGGAATTGGGATACAGAAATATTCAATGGTGCTATATCCTTCAGAATCCACTCCAGTGACCTACCAGGATTTCAACAGTTTCTTGAGAGCAGAAACCCTTCTGGCTTTAAAGAAGATGGTTTTATCAGGGATTTCTGGCAACAAGCCTTTGGTTGCGTATTCCCAGATAGTATTGTGGGCATGGCGGATGGTGGTGTTTGCACAGGGGAGGAAATGCTGGAGAGCCTTCCTGGATCATTCTTTGAAATGAGCACACTTGGACACAGCCacagcatctacaatgctgtctatgtaGTGGGCCATGCCCTACATCATGCCATGTCATCTTCTAAGGCCAAAAATGGTGCAATGATGAATGGAGTAGGACCCAAACAATTTGGGCAG CTTCAACCATTTCTAAAATGGGtctcatttaacaacagtgcAGGGGACAAAGTTTCTTTCAACCAGAATGGGGAGCTAGTTGCTGGATTGGATGTGATCAGTTGGATTATCTTCTCCAACCATTCATTTGATAGGGTAAAAGTGGGGAGGGTTGATCCCGAGGCTCCCCAAGTTCAAGCATTCACCATTGATGAGGAGGCCATAAAGTGGCATGGCTGGTTTAATCAG TCCCGGCCTCATTCTCAGTGTACTGAGAATTGCCAACCTGGTTCTCACaagaaaatgaaggagggggagccattttgctgctacGATTGCATCtcatgtccagaagggaagatttcaaaccaggagg ACATGGATGACTGCCATAAATGCACTGACGAAAACTATCCAAACGAAAAACAGGATGCCTGCGTTCGCAAGACTGTAACCTTCCTGTCTTATGAAGAACCTTTAGGATCCAGTTTAGCCTTTTTTGCCGTCTCCTTTTCTTTGACTACAGCTGTGGTGCTGGGAGCCTTTATGAAGCACCACAACACTCCCATTGTCAAAGCCCACAACCGggacctcacctacactctcctcatctccctccttcaCTCCTTTCTTTGTGCATTGCTGTTTATTGGCCGTCCTCAGAAGGTGACCTGTCTCCTCCGACAAACGACTTTTGGcctcatcttctcagtggctgtttcttgtgtgctggcaaaaaccatcacggtggttctggctttcatggccaccaagccagggtccaggatgaggaagtgggtggggaaaagactggccATCTCCATTGTTCTTTTCTGCTCCCTCATCCAAGCAAGCATCTCTACTTTATGGCTGGCCACCTCTCCACCTTTCCCAGATATGGACATGCACTCAGTGGCTGATGAAATTGTGCTACAGTGTAATGAACAGTCTGTGACTCTGTTTTGCTGTGTTCTGGGCTACATGGGTTTCCTGGCAATGGTGAGTTTCACCGTGGCTTTCCTTGCAAGGAAGCTccctgacagtttcaatgaagccaagtttatcactttcagcatgttggtcttctgcagtgtgtgGTTATCCTTTGTTCCATCCTATCTGAGCTCCAAGGGAAAATACATGGTAgccgtggagatcttctctatcttagcctCAAGTGCTGGATTGTTGGTTTGtatcttttcccccaaatgttaCATTATAGTGTTGAGACCTCAGCTGAACACGAGGGAACAGCTAAtaaggagaaaagatggaagaagtgtgtAA